The Winogradskyella schleiferi genome contains the following window.
CTGAATTTGATATTATGTACGGCGAAGGCATTTCTAAAGTGGGAGAAATTTTAGATATTGCTGTAGAACATGATATTATTAAAAAGAGTGGTTCTTGGTTCAGTTATGGAGACACCAAACTAGGTCAGGGACGAGACGCCGTAAAGATGCTCATTAAAGATAATCCGGATTTAATGGATGAATTGGAAGAGAAAGTGAGAGCTTTTATTAATGAATCGAACTAAGAAAATTAAAAATCCTGTTAAAACCAGGATTTTTTTAGTTTTAGACGCAACCCTTTTATGATTTTTGCATCTACAGCATAGAAAATATTATATTATGAAAAGATATGCCCTTTTAGTCTTTGCTTTTATCTCATTGTTTACATCCTGTAGTCTTGACGATGACGGCACTAATTATTCAGGTACAGAGATTTTACCTATTGAAAGTGTTGTGATGCCCGAAAGTTTTGTTTTTGGCGAAACTTATGAAATTGAAATCACCTATGTTAGACCGTCCAATTGTTATCAATTTTATAACTTTTTCTATGACATTGATGGAAATGAACGTACTGTTGCTGTAATCAATTCGGTTTATATTGATGGTACTTGTGTACAGGACCCAGAATCTGTTACTGTAACTTTAAATTTTATGGTCAATTCGAATGAAACCTATTTATTTAAGTTTTATCAAGGACATGATGAAGAAGGAGAAGATCAATATTATTTAGTAGAAGTACCTGTTGAGGACTGATTACGCGATTCAAATGCCCTAGAAATAGACTAATTATTAATTAACTCAAGACCAATGTGAGTTTAGAACAACTCATAAAAAATTGTATTAATCAAGATGCTCAAGCTCAAAGCCAATTATACAAGCAGTATGCAAGTAAACTATTTTCGCTTTGTCTTAAGTACTCTAAAAACTATGCGGAAGCGGAAGATAATCTGCATGATGCATTTATAACTATTTTTAGTAAAATAGCACAATATAAAAATAAAGGGTCTTTTGAGGGTTGGCTCAAACGAATCGCCATGAATACAGCATTGCAACGCTACAGGGAAGATGTTGGTGTTTATGACATTGTTAATGAAGGTAATATTAAAGATGTAGAAGTAGATATTAATGAAAATGATGTTGGTATTGAGTACTTACTGAAAATCATTCAAGAGTTGCCAGACAGATATCGATTGGTATTTAACTTATATGTTTTAGATGGGTATTCCCATGTTGAAATTAGTGAGTTGATAAATATTTCAACCGGCACCTCAAAATCTAACTTAGCGCGAGCAAGAATGATTTTAAAAGAAAAGATAGAAGCCCATAACGCGACCCCAAATTCGCAGAGTTTATAAATAATGGACGATAAAAAAAACATAGATAGACTTTTTCAAGAAAAATTCAAGGATTTTGAGATAGCACCTAATGATACCGTTTGGAATCGTATCAGCGAAAGTCTACCTAAGAAAAAGAAAAAACGACGGGTTATTGCACTTTGGGGGCAACTTGGAGGCGTCGCAGCTGTAATTGCACTTTTGCTAACTGTTGGTGTTTCTCTATTTAACTCTGATGATAATAACGCTCAAGATTTTCCTGTTGTAAATACAGGAGATAACTCAGAAAAGACTAATACAAAGACGTCATCTGATGAAAGTCTAAATGAGTTGAATACTGCTGAGAATAACCATACTAAGGTTGTTGATTCAAACTTAGATTCAGAAAAAGAATCCAATTTGAAAAATTCTGATGATGATTCAACTCCAAAAACATACCCTTCGAATTCAAACCCATTAATAAACCCTAACAATTCGAATCAAAAATCGAATGTAGTGGTTACTAATTCTAAGGTAGAAGAAAAAACGAAAGCTTCTCAAAAACGCAGAAGTCCATCAACATTAGAAGATGAGCAGCATATCACAAAAATTGCCAATGAAACGAATTCTAATTCTACTTTAAAAACTGACGAAAAGTTACTCCTAGAGAAAAATGATAAGTCGTTGTTAAATGCAGAATCCGATAGAAAATCGGCAATTAAAAAGACCATTGAAGACCAAAAAACGGCTGTGGCAGATAATAAATCCTCAGAAAAAGAAATATCTGAAAGTTTAAATTTAGTTACAAACAAAGCAGAAACTTCTGAACCTGAAAATTCACTTATTGAAGACCTCAAAAAAGAATCTATCGAAGCTGCTATTGCAGAAAATAACGAAACTACAGATGAAGAAGAAAAAGAAGATGAACGAAACAGGTGGAGCATTGCGCCAAATGTTGCGCCTGTTTATTTTAGCTCTTTGGGTCAAGGCTCTTCATTGGACCAACAGTTTAACGACAACGCTAAAAGCAGTGACGTTAATATGAGTTATGGTATTACTGGTAGTTATGCTATTTCAAAGAAATTAAAAATTAGAGCTGGTGTTAATCGTGTAAACCTAAACCAAACCACTACAGATGTATTTGCTTTTACTGGGCCAGCAACAGCCGCAAGAGGTGTTGAAGCTCGATTCGGTAATATTTCATTTAGTGAAGGTGAACAACGCGTATCGCTTATGAGTTCTACATTGATGAATAGATCTTCTACACCAGAATTAATCAATTCTAAAGTCGCGGGCAATATTGAACAAAAATTTGGTTTTATTGAAATACCTATTGGATTAGAATATGCCGTATTAGACAAAAAATTTGGGATTAACGTAATTGGTGGTTTTAGCACCTTTATATTAAATGACAATGAAATTTATGCCGACGTTGATGGCACTTCAACATTAATTGGAGAAGCAAATAATATTAACGCTACTAGTTTTAGTGCCAATTTTGGTTTGGGAATGGATTACAATCTTTCAAAACAATGGAATTTTAATCTTGAACCAACCTTTAAGTATCAATTAAACACATTTAATAATACCACAGGAGATTTTAAACCTTTCTTTGTTGGTGTTTATACAGGATTAAGTTTTAAGTTTTAGGTTAGTTAGGTTATTGCAAAAAGCTATGATGAATGCAATGATGACAAAAGCTACTCTTGGTTGGAGTGGCTTTTTTTTGTGCTTAAGCCATTTGTAAGTGCCTTCCAAATGATCGTTCTAACGTTTTCATTGAGAGTTTTTGTGTCTGCAATAGTTAAACCTTTCGTAGGGATAAATTTATGAATCTTGGCGCGCATTTTCCCAGGACTACCACTAAAAAAAACATAAGAAAAACGCTTTTTATTATCGTAAAATGTAATGGGCACCACAGGAATTTGATGGTTTACCGCCAAACGGAACGCTCCGTCTTTAAATTCGTCTAACAAAATATTTCCTTCTGGCACGCCACCTTCAGGAAAAATACAAATACTCAAGCCTTGTTTTAAGCGTCGTTGTGCCCTTAAAAAAACCGCTTGTCTGCTTTTGGCACTAGTTCTATCCACCAGAATACAGGTGCGTTTATAAAAGAATCCGAAGAGCGGGATTTTAGCCAACTCTTTCTTTCCAACAAATACAAATGGATTCTTAACCGCAACAAGCATCATCATTATATCTGCCATTGAAGTGTGATTGGCCACAAACATATAACTCATGTTTGGATCTGGCGTTTCTTCCCTTGTAATTTTATAGCCAAAACCCATACCAATTAAAATAAATTTAGACCATATACGAGCCAACTTAAAAAAGTATGGATACCATTGCTCTCTAGATATGGAAATAATCAATAAAGGAAACAGCACAATAATTGGAATGGCCACCAAAACATAGAACCAAATGCGATATAACAACCAGAATGGATATTTGAAAAATGCCATAGCACCAAAACTAGTTAATTTAAATGAGTTATCAATCGCTCTTCATAATTCTACTAAAAAAATTACCTTTGCTTTTTAGTGAAACTTTGTTTTGAAAAGTTACGAAGTAATGCATTCAAAATAGTTAGTTGAACTAATCCCGCTTTTTGGGCGGGATCTCTGGTTTAATAACTTGACACTTATGTCAATTTTTCAAGTTTCAGGGCTTATCCTGAGATTTAACCTTTAAGTTGAATTGAAGTTTAATTAAAAAGATACCTGCTTTCGCAAGTAATATTATGGCAAGAATACTAACAGGCATACAAAGTACAGGAACACCACATTTAGGCAATATTTTAGGTGCTATTTTAC
Protein-coding sequences here:
- a CDS encoding RNA polymerase sigma factor, with the protein product MSLEQLIKNCINQDAQAQSQLYKQYASKLFSLCLKYSKNYAEAEDNLHDAFITIFSKIAQYKNKGSFEGWLKRIAMNTALQRYREDVGVYDIVNEGNIKDVEVDINENDVGIEYLLKIIQELPDRYRLVFNLYVLDGYSHVEISELINISTGTSKSNLARARMILKEKIEAHNATPNSQSL
- a CDS encoding lysophospholipid acyltransferase family protein; the protein is MAFFKYPFWLLYRIWFYVLVAIPIIVLFPLLIISISREQWYPYFFKLARIWSKFILIGMGFGYKITREETPDPNMSYMFVANHTSMADIMMMLVAVKNPFVFVGKKELAKIPLFGFFYKRTCILVDRTSAKSRQAVFLRAQRRLKQGLSICIFPEGGVPEGNILLDEFKDGAFRLAVNHQIPVVPITFYDNKKRFSYVFFSGSPGKMRAKIHKFIPTKGLTIADTKTLNENVRTIIWKALTNGLSTKKSHSNQE